From one Candidatus Desulfatibia profunda genomic stretch:
- a CDS encoding response regulator transcription factor — protein sequence MRILIVDDEPELLEQLRQTLVTQRYHVDTAEEGGSALDKLFEHPYDLIILDIMLPKVDGITVLKEVRKAKINTPILMLTAKGAVEDKIKGLDYGADDYLAKPFAMAELMARIRSLLRRTSEHKNPLLIIGDVSLNTKTRQVLKQGVAVDLTPKEFSILEFLLYNKNRAVSRFSLAEHVWGDEFDPFTMSNFIDVHIKNLRHKIGDAEKKAVIRTIRGIGFIIEDDQE from the coding sequence ATGCGAATTCTTATTGTGGATGATGAGCCTGAGTTGCTTGAGCAACTTCGGCAAACACTCGTCACTCAAAGATATCATGTGGATACGGCTGAAGAGGGTGGATCTGCCTTGGACAAACTGTTTGAACATCCATATGATCTGATTATTCTTGATATCATGCTTCCCAAAGTTGACGGGATTACAGTTTTAAAAGAAGTCCGGAAAGCAAAAATCAACACGCCGATTCTCATGCTGACGGCAAAAGGGGCTGTAGAAGATAAAATTAAGGGGCTTGATTACGGTGCTGATGATTATCTGGCCAAACCGTTTGCCATGGCGGAACTTATGGCCAGAATCCGGTCACTGCTCAGGCGGACCAGTGAGCACAAGAATCCACTGCTCATCATCGGCGATGTTTCGCTGAATACCAAAACCCGTCAAGTTTTGAAACAGGGCGTAGCCGTCGATCTGACGCCCAAGGAATTTTCAATCCTGGAGTTTCTTTTATACAATAAAAACAGGGCGGTTTCCAGATTCAGCCTGGCGGAACATGTTTGGGGTGACGAATTCGATCCATTTACCATGTCGAATTTCATTGACGTTCACATCAAAAATCTCCGGCATAAAATCGGAGACGCTGAAAAAAAAGCCGTCATCCGGACCATACGCGGTATCGGATTCATCATCGAGGATGACCAAGAATGA
- a CDS encoding HAMP domain-containing histidine kinase, translated as MKIRHRITLWITGAGVLASLAFSVIVFGEMLEQPYKLIDKDLETMAGTVISLVETAQLMSDGSIPNELPFDIKQYWIKIYDDRHNVLYQSKLTGYADFPLQDLERAYMVERIVPRKCIDLDQDSRDEVAFRVKTVNGSLGGKPCIVQIGKPVEKLEEEIVDLVQGIAAGLSVTTVLLMILSYFIAGKILKPINVINHMARDINDRSLDRRIPLGKSRDELYELSKSLNRMFDRLQYSFAMQKQFIVDASHELKSPITLLSLFLEDSTHRQDLPESFRLSLIRQVDILQRMSRLVKNLLDLSALEMKESLAVTELDLPDLVKSVHEDYAEVVEARQIEMVIDIPEDLVIRGDRDYLHRAMVNLVDNAIKYNTKGGRIEITVEAKNTNVYVSISNSGKGIPEEDINRVFEQFYRVEKSRSLQHGGSGIGLAIVKRIIELHGGSISIESEPDAWTRVNIYLPISASPPNKIV; from the coding sequence ATGAAAATACGGCACAGAATAACACTATGGATCACAGGCGCCGGCGTCTTGGCAAGCCTGGCTTTCTCTGTAATTGTTTTTGGGGAAATGCTGGAACAGCCTTACAAATTGATCGACAAGGATCTTGAAACTATGGCCGGAACAGTGATTAGTCTAGTTGAAACGGCCCAGTTAATGTCGGATGGTTCCATTCCAAATGAGTTGCCTTTTGATATAAAACAATACTGGATCAAAATATACGATGATCGCCATAATGTTTTATATCAATCGAAATTGACTGGGTATGCAGATTTTCCCCTGCAAGATCTGGAACGCGCATATATGGTGGAAAGGATTGTTCCGCGAAAATGCATCGATCTGGATCAGGACAGCAGAGATGAAGTGGCTTTCCGTGTAAAGACGGTCAATGGGAGTTTGGGCGGGAAACCCTGTATCGTTCAGATTGGAAAGCCGGTGGAAAAACTGGAGGAGGAGATTGTTGATCTGGTACAGGGCATTGCGGCCGGATTGAGCGTCACCACTGTGCTCCTTATGATTTTAAGCTATTTTATTGCCGGGAAGATTCTCAAGCCGATCAATGTCATTAATCACATGGCCCGGGATATTAATGACAGGTCTTTAGACCGGCGGATTCCGCTCGGCAAAAGCAGAGACGAACTCTACGAACTTTCCAAATCCCTTAACCGCATGTTTGACCGCCTGCAATACTCATTTGCCATGCAAAAGCAGTTCATTGTCGATGCTTCCCATGAGTTGAAAAGCCCGATCACTTTATTATCGCTCTTTTTGGAAGATTCCACTCACCGGCAGGATTTGCCCGAATCATTCAGGTTGAGTTTGATCCGCCAGGTCGATATTTTGCAACGGATGAGCCGTCTTGTAAAAAATCTGCTGGATCTGTCGGCCCTGGAGATGAAAGAGAGTTTAGCTGTGACCGAACTCGATCTGCCCGATCTGGTGAAATCGGTTCACGAAGATTATGCCGAGGTCGTTGAAGCCCGGCAGATCGAGATGGTAATCGATATCCCGGAGGACCTTGTAATCAGAGGAGATAGAGATTACCTGCACCGCGCTATGGTTAATCTTGTTGACAATGCCATTAAGTACAACACCAAAGGCGGCAGAATAGAAATAACTGTGGAAGCCAAAAACACGAATGTCTATGTGTCCATATCAAACAGCGGCAAAGGGATTCCTGAAGAAGATATAAACCGGGTATTTGAGCAGTTTTACCGGGTGGAAAAATCCAGATCACTTCAGCACGGCGGCTCAGGGATCGGCCTGGCCATCGTTAAGCGAATTATAGAACTGCACGGAGGAAGCATATCAATAGAAAGTGAACCCGATGCCTGGACCCGGGTAAATATCTATCTGCCGATTTCGGCCAGTCCCCCCAACAAAATTGTCTAA
- a CDS encoding DsrE/DsrF/DrsH-like family protein, with the protein MMKEKMEKANIPPLSDLQEVAQVEGVKFVACKMTVDMMQFSEKDFIDGVTIQTAEEFLKYAKDCKILLYT; encoded by the coding sequence ATGATGAAGGAAAAAATGGAAAAGGCGAATATACCTCCCCTTTCTGATCTTCAGGAGGTGGCTCAAGTCGAAGGCGTGAAATTTGTGGCATGTAAGATGACTGTAGACATGATGCAGTTTTCGGAAAAAGACTTCATCGACGGCGTTACAATCCAAACGGCTGAAGAATTCTTAAAGTATGCAAAAGATTGCAAAATACTACTCTATACTTAG
- a CDS encoding DUF4398 domain-containing protein → MKIKNLFRSFTFLVCCALAIAFMAACSQSPKQEVDAANAALQDAISAGAEQYAPDELKAAQDLIAKLDSEMAKKDYKAAKQTAIQAKEAADKAKAAIGAAKAKAKEAAEASVNEIKQGLENTNGLVAEAEAANLPADLLQPIKDELFGVETAIGELDEMVSGEKYKEVADKVNQVKDQLSQIELGVNDAKAKAEEIKKAEEIKKAAEAEKAMKKDKKKK, encoded by the coding sequence GTGAAAATAAAAAACCTCTTTCGATCGTTCACATTTTTAGTTTGTTGTGCGCTTGCAATTGCCTTTATGGCAGCTTGCAGCCAATCTCCCAAACAAGAAGTAGACGCCGCCAATGCCGCATTGCAGGATGCCATATCCGCCGGGGCTGAACAGTATGCGCCCGACGAACTTAAGGCAGCACAGGATCTAATTGCCAAGTTGGATTCAGAGATGGCAAAGAAAGACTATAAGGCCGCAAAGCAGACAGCCATACAGGCAAAAGAGGCCGCGGATAAGGCCAAGGCGGCTATTGGGGCCGCAAAAGCCAAAGCTAAAGAGGCTGCCGAGGCTTCTGTCAACGAAATCAAGCAGGGTTTAGAAAACACCAATGGGCTCGTCGCGGAGGCAGAGGCTGCCAATCTTCCCGCTGACCTTCTCCAACCCATCAAGGATGAATTGTTTGGTGTTGAAACCGCAATCGGTGAACTGGATGAGATGGTTTCCGGCGAGAAATACAAAGAAGTCGCGGATAAAGTCAATCAGGTAAAGGATCAGCTCTCCCAGATCGAACTGGGAGTCAATGACGCCAAAGCCAAAGCTGAGGAAATCAAGAAAGCTGAAGAAATCAAAAAGGCCGCAGAAGCTGAAAAAGCAATGAAGAAAGACAAGAAAAAGAAATAA
- a CDS encoding SUMF1/EgtB/PvdO family nonheme iron enzyme, whose protein sequence is MPLTSLVCPQCHIPVKENWKRCPECEVRLVCISCHRRIPAGRSGCPACDSPAPEITALESLITEPVTGVEFVYVPPGSFMMGDTFDEGMENEKPVHEVQLDSFYLGRYPVTQSQWKSLMPDNPAEFQGDLRPVEKVSWYAVQEFTRKLTQVNKGKYAFQLPSEAQWEYAARSGGKKEEYSGGSNIDALAWYDDNSNGTTHPVGQKAPNGLGIHDMSGNVWEWCRDTYKARAYERHQRKNPVCNEEGPDRVMRGGSWNLDAWSARCSRRFSLPADLFGPALGFRLAMIL, encoded by the coding sequence ATGCCGCTTACGTCCCTGGTATGTCCCCAGTGCCACATTCCGGTCAAAGAGAACTGGAAACGGTGCCCTGAGTGCGAGGTGCGGCTTGTCTGTATATCCTGTCATCGACGTATTCCGGCGGGACGCTCCGGATGTCCGGCATGTGACAGTCCGGCTCCGGAAATTACGGCATTAGAATCCCTCATCACCGAACCGGTCACCGGAGTGGAGTTCGTGTATGTTCCTCCCGGATCATTTATGATGGGAGATACCTTTGATGAAGGCATGGAAAACGAAAAGCCGGTGCACGAGGTGCAGCTGGACAGCTTCTATTTGGGGCGCTATCCGGTTACCCAGTCCCAGTGGAAAAGCCTGATGCCAGACAATCCAGCCGAATTTCAAGGTGATCTTCGGCCGGTGGAAAAGGTTTCCTGGTATGCGGTGCAGGAATTTACCCGCAAGCTGACTCAGGTAAATAAAGGTAAATATGCATTTCAACTGCCTTCCGAGGCTCAATGGGAGTATGCGGCGCGTAGCGGAGGTAAGAAGGAAGAGTATTCCGGCGGGAGCAATATCGATGCACTGGCATGGTATGACGACAATAGCAACGGCACCACCCACCCGGTCGGCCAAAAGGCGCCGAACGGTCTGGGAATTCATGACATGAGCGGAAACGTGTGGGAATGGTGCCGGGATACCTATAAAGCCAGAGCCTATGAACGCCATCAGCGGAAAAACCCTGTTTGTAACGAAGAAGGGCCGGATAGAGTGATGCGAGGCGGCAGTTGGAATCTTGATGCCTGGAGTGCACGCTGCTCGCGCCGTTTCAGCCTGCCCGCGGACCTGTTTGGTCCCGCGCTGGGATTTCGCTTGGCGATGATTCTCTGA